Below is a genomic region from Burkholderia pyrrocinia.
CGACTTTTCAGGTCACGAACCCCGCCAATGGGCATGTCATCGCGCAAGTATCGGCATGTCGACGACAGCACGTACTCCTCGCGCTAGAGGCGGCGTGCAGTGTCGAAAATGCCTTGCGTGATGTCGACTCGAAAACGAAGACCGCGTTGCTCAGAACCTGGGCCGCAAAGTTGAGTCACGAGGCTGATCGCGTCGCGACCACCGTGACGCTCGAGACCGGTAAGCCAATCAGTGAAGCTCGACGCGAAGTTCGCGCGGCGATTAGCGTGATCGAAAGTTACGCGGCGGCGAGCAGCCAGTCGAAGGTATCGGCAGTCATCGAGCATCGCGACGAATGGCAGCTGAAGCGGCAGTTGCGAGCTATCGGCCCGGTCGTTGCAATTACCAACTGGTGTCAGCCGGTGCTGACCGTCGTGCGAAGAGTCGTGCCGGCGCTCGTTGCCGGGTGTCCCGTGATTCTGAAGCCGTCGTCACGTACGCCGCTGAGCGCATTGACGATTGCGAGCTTGTGGAGCGATGCGGGTGGTCCTGACGGAAGCCTGCAGGTGTTGACGACAGACGATCCGTTAGCGGCCACCGACGTGTGTCTGGCTGATACGCGCGTTGCGATGGTCTCGTTTACCGGTAGCCGGGATGTCGGTCTGCATCTGGCGCGTATGTGTGCCGATGTCCGTCGAGACACATCTCTGGAAGTAGACGGGCAGATGCCATTCATCGTGTTGGCCGATGCGGACGTTGAGCGTGCTGCCGACGCGCTCATCGAAGTCACGTTCATGCGCAATTCTGGCCAGGACTGTACGAGCGCGAACCGCATTTACGTCGACGAACGCATCGCGAGGCAATTCGTGAGTGCCATCGCGGCACGTGCGTCCGAACTGAAATGCGGGGATCCGTTGGACGAGCGGACCAAGATTGGCCCTCTGATCGATAGCCTGACGCTTACGATTATCGAGGAGCAGATCGAGGACTCCGTGGCGGACGGCGCAATTGTCGTTGCTGGCGGTAAGCGTCTGGGCGGCCTTTATTTTGCTCCCACCGTCCTCGATCGCGTGCGGCCTGGCATGCGGGCAGTCGAAGACGCACATGCCGGGCCTCTTCTACCCGTGTTGAGATTTACGGAATCTGACGAGTTGCTCGAAATGACCTCATCCAACCGAAGGGGGCAATCCGCATGGATTTGGACCGACGATGACGGTGCTGCACACCGCTTGGCGTGCAGACTGGGATATCAGCACGTCTGGATCAACGATGCGGGAGAGACATACCCGGACAGACCGGCGACCAGCGTTGCTTGGGGCGATATGGGAGATGCGGCGCGCTATGTGAGGTCGGTAACGATTGCTTCGAGCGCTTGTGTAACTGAAACGAAGCGAGAAAAATGATGAGTGAAATTTCTGCATATGATGCGTTCAACCAGGTCGACATGCGTGTCGGCAAGGTCGTTCGGGTCGAAATCAATGAAGAGGCGAAGAAGCCGGCGTACAAGATCTGGATCGATCTCGGTGAACTGGGCGAGCGTACGACGAGTGCTCAGTACACGGCGCTGTATCAGCCGGAGCAACTCGTCGGGAAATCGGTCGTCTGTGCGGTCAATCTCGGTACGCGTCGAATCGCCGGCTTTAAATCGGAAGTACTGATGCTCGGCGTTGAGCAGACTGAGGGCGCAGTCATTTATCTGACGACCGAGCGGGATGTTGCACCGGGCACGAAGGTGTTCTGACGTCACGTTTCGTGTGGAGATTCGCCGTGTCGCGCGTGCCGCGCCTTGCCTAATACGAGACTGGGAGCCAACATGACGGATTCCTCCAGTACCCACATCGAGGTGGGTGAGGAGATGGTGGCAGGCTTTGGCCGAAAAGGGCTCGGGCAACTGCAACCGTCAACGACACGGGACCGCGGCGACGGGCCGTTTGCACGGCTCGTCTTACGTGGTGCAACCGTCATTGACGGAACCGGCGCACCCCCGTGGGGACCCGCTGACATTGTTATCGAAGGCGATCGGATTGCCGCAATTGTCGCCGTAGGTGTGCCGGGTCTGCCGATCAACGACGCGCGACGACCTGCAGCCTGCGAGTCGGAGATCGACTGTACCGGCAAATTCATCACGCCAGGTTTTGTCGACAGCCACGCGCACATCGGAACTCCGTTTCACGCGGAGAACGGTCAGATGATGCCGGCCGACTACATCTACAAGTTGTGGTTGGCACACGGCGTCACCTCCGTACGCGAAGCGGGCTGCATGAACGGGCTTGCGTGGACGCGCGAGCAAAGAGACGCGGCAGAGGCGCATCGAATTGCCGCTCCGCGCTTGCATCCGTACGTCTATTTCCCGGCTGTCAACGACTATCTGAAGACCATCTATCGCCCGGACGAGGGGCGGGATTGGCTGCGAAAAGTACGGGACAAGGGGGCTGAGGGGGTGAAGTTTTTCGGAGCACCGCCTGCGATCATGCAGGCCGCGCTCGACGAATGCGTGAAGCTCGGGCTGCGAACCTGCTGCCACCATGCGCAACTGTCGGTGGGGCGGATGAATGCCCTGAGAACGGCTAGATGGGGGTTGACCAGCACCGAGCATTCATACGGTCTTCCCGAGGCGTTATTCGATGGCCGAACACTGCAAGGTTTCGGTGACGAGTACAACTACAACGACGAATATCTCCGATTCGCAACCGCAGGTCAGACGTTCCTGCAAGCCGCTCGTCCCGGCAGCCAGAAATGGAACGAAGTTCTCGCGGCATTTCTGGAGGTTGGTCATACGTTCGTGCCGACGATGAACGTCTATGACACCAATCGGGACCTCATGCGTGCGCGACGAGCTGAATGGCACGATGCATACACGGATAGCACGACGTGGAAGTATTTCCAACCGCAGCGCGGCGGGCACGGGGCGTACTTCTATCGATGGTCGGTCAAGAACGAGATTGAATGGCGCGAGAGCTTCCGTATCTGGATGGCGTTCCTGAACGATTACAAGAACCTCGGTGGTCGTGTATGCGTCGGTAGCGATTCGGGCTTCATGTTCCAGATCTACGGATTCGGCTTCGTTCGTGAACTCGAGTTGCTGCAGGAGGCGGGATTTTCACCCCTGGAAGTGCTGCGTTCCGCAACCTTGCACGGTGCGGAACTGCTCGGCATCGATGATGACACTGGCACGCTGGAGGTCGGACGGCGTGCGGACTTGCTTGTGCATGACCAGAACCCGCTGTCGGACTTCAAACTGCTATACGGGACCGGTGCACTGAGGCTGAACGATGAACGTCGCGAGCTGGAGCAACAGCGAGCGCTGCGGTACACGATCAAGGGTGGCATGGTGTTCGATGTTGCCGAACTGCTCTCGGATGTCCGAGCGATGGTTTCCGAAACCTGGCCGTCCGGCGAGGGGCCATTCACAGCCCAGGAAGAGTGAATGCGATGAGTGCGCCGACTCAATTGGTGATTCTGGCCGGCATGCTTGGTAGTGGCAAGACGTCGCTGATCGAGGCTCTGCTTGCTAGCGAAACTGTCGACGTCGCAACGGCGGTGATCGTCAACGAAGTCGGCGCGGTTAACATCGACGGAGCGATACTGTCGCAATCGGCACGTGGCGCAACGCTGGCGACACTGAGTAACGGGTGTGTTTGTTGCTCTTTGAGCGACGACCTCGTAACGACGATCGACGATTTGGTCTCTACTCGAAAGCTGGCGTCGCTTCCGCCATTTGAACGCATAGTGCTTGAATGCAGCGGCTTGTCGAAACCCGGACAAGTCGTTCTCGCCCTCAGTCAACTGGCGGCGTTGAGCCTACGTGTCCATATCGTCGCGACCTACGATTGCACACGTCCACCTGCTGAGTCCGATGATGCCAACGACGCAATCGCACAGATTGGCGCGGCACACACTATCGTACTGACCAAGACGGACTTGGTTGATCACCACCTTCGGTTACTTGCCGCGGATACGGCAAGAGTCCTGAATCCTCTTGCCAGAATCGTCAATGAGCTTTCTTTCTCGGCCCGTGCGAACGAGTCGTTCCGGCATCTGGACGATCTGACGGGGACCGAGCCACTTCTCATAGACGAGAGTGCGCCAAGACCGCGTGCGCTTCTGCATCCTCGTGTTCGGGTATATCGCGCCCGGATCGCGTCATGGCCAGACTGGCATGATGTGCTTGACTGGCTCGAGAACGCCGCAGGAACAATGGGGAATCGGCTATTGAGAATGAAGGCTATCGTCCCCGGAGGCACGCCGTCACATCAGGTTCTGTTGCAGAGCGTCGGCACGACCTTCGCGGCGCCACGCCAACTTTCTTCGACAGATGCATTCGAGAATGCGGTGGTCTTCATCGTTCGCGACTTCGCGCTAGATGAGGCCGAGGAAATAGAGTCAGCCTTTCCGGTTGAGTGGAGCGTGCTGCAGCGTTAGCTTGCTCCCGGATATTCCAGCGACGAACCTTTCTCGATGTGAAAGCGTGGCCGCTGGAAGATACGACCACGGTCTTCCGGTTATAACGTTACGCTGAGGCGGTGTGTACACGCGCTCGAGCGTGAACGACGAGACGGATCATCACGACAACCGCTACGACAATCTCCGACGCTGCCTACTCGGTGGTTACTCTTTGTGCCGTTGCCGCGGGTCGTGATTTGGCCCGGCCGGTCATAGCAATGGAAATGGTGACTAGCGCAGCCCCCGTCCACGTTAGCGCGGTGACCGGCTGTTCCTGTTGGGCGCACAGGACAATGGTCGATAGAACGGGAGTCAAGTAGCTGAGCATCGCGACTTTGCCGGGATCGCAACGCTTCATCCCGTAGTCCCACAGATAGAACGCGGTGCCCATCGGCCCGATGCCCAAGTAAGCCAGTGAAGCCGTCTGTTGCAGTGAAAGACTCGGCCATTGACCCCGTACAGAGAAAAGGGCAAGGCTGGCGAGACCGGCAACAAGGCAGAACAAGCCGACGGAATGGCTCGAAACCGATTCGTATCGGGGGCCGAGCAGTGAATAGCCAGCCCAGGCAAAGGCAGATAGCAGGGCCAGCGCATATGCAATGGTTAGCGGTGCGAGTCCCAATGCTGAAGTTGAGCTAGCGGGGTGATGCACGCTGGCGAGGCAAGCAAGTGCAGCTCCGCCAAATCCGATAAGTATCCCTAGAAGGTGTCGCATTGGCGACGTGTTCGCCCGTCGTGTTGCTGGGGTGAACAGAACGATGAGCAGTGGCCAGAGATAGTGAATCAGACTCACGCCGACCGGCTCGCCGATCTGCAGGGCGTAGAAATAGAGTGCGTGGTAACCAAACATCGAAGCCGTCCCAAGCAGCGCCAAGCTGAATGGCATCCGCCATTGTCGGGCCCACGGCAGACCAATGAGGCCACCAATCGTCAGCGCGATTCCATTTACGAGCAGCGTCGGGATGTCGTGAAGCGATGCGACGCTCGCGGCCAAGGTACTCCACATCAGTATGGTGATCACGACACCGAAGAGAGCCATATGTTTCTCCAGAAATCCACACACTCTGGCACATGGCTTGAGCGAATTCTTCCGAGTTGCAGTAGGAGAAGCCGATGAAAATATCGTAGGAAATGTCGGTCGTCAGATGTGACGTTTGTCCGTGTAATAAACATCTGGTGACCAGCACTGCCCGGCAGCGCGGATGACAAGGGCAGTGATGCATCAATACGAGCCGGGGGCTACGAGCTTTCGCGTTGCCGCTGCTGACAGTACCGACATTGCCGCATTTCCGATTTTTCGTCTTCAGTGAATGTTCGCCGGGATTGATCGATGTGACGGCACTCGTGGTGCAGCCACTCGCCGAATCGCTGATAGGTCTTCATGTTGCTGCGCCAGTTAGGCGCGCAGAGGTAGTACCCAAGGGGGCTCTCAAAGCGCTGACCGAACGGCTCGATCAACTGCCCGCTCGCCAATGCCTCGCTCACGAGGCACGAGGGAACCAGCGCGACACCGAACCCTGAAATGGCTGCCTGGATGATCAGGGTGAAGAGATTGAAACCAGGGCCGATACGGGCGCTCTTGTGCTCGTCCGTATAGGCAATAAACCAGTCTTCCCAAGCCGACGGGATCTCGTTGTGCTGCAGCAGCGTGCAGTTTTTCAGGTCGTTGACGTGTTGGATGGCATGCCGGTCTCGATACGCCGGAGAACAGACCACGCTCGTTTCCTTGCCGATCAGATACGTAGCCTCGGCAATCGACCAGTCACCGTAGCCGTATTGAATCGACGCGTCGTGGTCAGGCGCGGCCTCCATGTTGTCGATGGTGTAGCGCACGAAGTTGATCGTGATGTCAGGGTTGAGCGATCTGAACGCTTCAAGCCTGGAGAGCAGCCAGTTAGCCGCGAAAGTGGGCGCGACAGACAAATTCAACAAATGGGTATGCCTGGCGGTGGACATCACCTGTGTAGTGGCGCCTTCCAACGCCTGTAGAGCGGGCCGTACCTGCTTGAGGTAGTTCTCACCGATATGGGTGAGCGCCAGGCCGTTTCGGGATCGAATGAAAAGCGGATGTCCGAGGTAATCCTCGAGCTCAGCGATATGTCTGCTGATTGCACTCTGCGTCACGAACAGCTGCTTTGCTGCCATCGAAAACGACAGGTGCCGTGCCGAAACGATGAAGGAATTCAGCTCCGAGATTGTGGGGCAACGTCTGCGCATAGCGTGTATGAGTACTACTCATGGAGGTAGAACTATTTGGCGGAGATCTGACGGAGAAACTTGCAGACGCACGTTTTTGCCGTCGCTACTCTCTGGTGCGTTATGACAAAGACAAACGCGCTGCCCGCGCGTCAGGAGATATGCAACCAATCCTCATCCGAAATTCCAGGGTTCTCGATACGAGAAACCTTGA
It encodes:
- a CDS encoding tRNA-binding protein; the protein is MMSEISAYDAFNQVDMRVGKVVRVEINEEAKKPAYKIWIDLGELGERTTSAQYTALYQPEQLVGKSVVCAVNLGTRRIAGFKSEVLMLGVEQTEGAVIYLTTERDVAPGTKVF
- a CDS encoding DMT family transporter, with product MALFGVVITILMWSTLAASVASLHDIPTLLVNGIALTIGGLIGLPWARQWRMPFSLALLGTASMFGYHALYFYALQIGEPVGVSLIHYLWPLLIVLFTPATRRANTSPMRHLLGILIGFGGAALACLASVHHPASSTSALGLAPLTIAYALALLSAFAWAGYSLLGPRYESVSSHSVGLFCLVAGLASLALFSVRGQWPSLSLQQTASLAYLGIGPMGTAFYLWDYGMKRCDPGKVAMLSYLTPVLSTIVLCAQQEQPVTALTWTGAALVTISIAMTGRAKSRPAATAQRVTTE
- a CDS encoding aldehyde dehydrogenase family protein encodes the protein MREMHTRGVIPRWQARLAGVLDQGSATFQVTNPANGHVIAQVSACRRQHVLLALEAACSVENALRDVDSKTKTALLRTWAAKLSHEADRVATTVTLETGKPISEARREVRAAISVIESYAAASSQSKVSAVIEHRDEWQLKRQLRAIGPVVAITNWCQPVLTVVRRVVPALVAGCPVILKPSSRTPLSALTIASLWSDAGGPDGSLQVLTTDDPLAATDVCLADTRVAMVSFTGSRDVGLHLARMCADVRRDTSLEVDGQMPFIVLADADVERAADALIEVTFMRNSGQDCTSANRIYVDERIARQFVSAIAARASELKCGDPLDERTKIGPLIDSLTLTIIEEQIEDSVADGAIVVAGGKRLGGLYFAPTVLDRVRPGMRAVEDAHAGPLLPVLRFTESDELLEMTSSNRRGQSAWIWTDDDGAAHRLACRLGYQHVWINDAGETYPDRPATSVAWGDMGDAARYVRSVTIASSACVTETKREK
- a CDS encoding CobW family GTP-binding protein; this encodes MSAPTQLVILAGMLGSGKTSLIEALLASETVDVATAVIVNEVGAVNIDGAILSQSARGATLATLSNGCVCCSLSDDLVTTIDDLVSTRKLASLPPFERIVLECSGLSKPGQVVLALSQLAALSLRVHIVATYDCTRPPAESDDANDAIAQIGAAHTIVLTKTDLVDHHLRLLAADTARVLNPLARIVNELSFSARANESFRHLDDLTGTEPLLIDESAPRPRALLHPRVRVYRARIASWPDWHDVLDWLENAAGTMGNRLLRMKAIVPGGTPSHQVLLQSVGTTFAAPRQLSSTDAFENAVVFIVRDFALDEAEEIESAFPVEWSVLQR
- a CDS encoding LysR substrate-binding domain-containing protein, with the translated sequence MAAKQLFVTQSAISRHIAELEDYLGHPLFIRSRNGLALTHIGENYLKQVRPALQALEGATTQVMSTARHTHLLNLSVAPTFAANWLLSRLEAFRSLNPDITINFVRYTIDNMEAAPDHDASIQYGYGDWSIAEATYLIGKETSVVCSPAYRDRHAIQHVNDLKNCTLLQHNEIPSAWEDWFIAYTDEHKSARIGPGFNLFTLIIQAAISGFGVALVPSCLVSEALASGQLIEPFGQRFESPLGYYLCAPNWRSNMKTYQRFGEWLHHECRHIDQSRRTFTEDEKSEMRQCRYCQQRQRESS
- a CDS encoding amidohydrolase family protein, with amino-acid sequence MTDSSSTHIEVGEEMVAGFGRKGLGQLQPSTTRDRGDGPFARLVLRGATVIDGTGAPPWGPADIVIEGDRIAAIVAVGVPGLPINDARRPAACESEIDCTGKFITPGFVDSHAHIGTPFHAENGQMMPADYIYKLWLAHGVTSVREAGCMNGLAWTREQRDAAEAHRIAAPRLHPYVYFPAVNDYLKTIYRPDEGRDWLRKVRDKGAEGVKFFGAPPAIMQAALDECVKLGLRTCCHHAQLSVGRMNALRTARWGLTSTEHSYGLPEALFDGRTLQGFGDEYNYNDEYLRFATAGQTFLQAARPGSQKWNEVLAAFLEVGHTFVPTMNVYDTNRDLMRARRAEWHDAYTDSTTWKYFQPQRGGHGAYFYRWSVKNEIEWRESFRIWMAFLNDYKNLGGRVCVGSDSGFMFQIYGFGFVRELELLQEAGFSPLEVLRSATLHGAELLGIDDDTGTLEVGRRADLLVHDQNPLSDFKLLYGTGALRLNDERRELEQQRALRYTIKGGMVFDVAELLSDVRAMVSETWPSGEGPFTAQEE